The following is a genomic window from Mus caroli chromosome 17, CAROLI_EIJ_v1.1, whole genome shotgun sequence.
CAGCCAGAGCTTCACAGCTGGCAGGAATGGGGTGTGGATGCCAGCCAGAGCTAGGGAGCGGCTTTCCCTGCAGAGGACACTCACTCAGAGTCCATCAAGACTCATACACCTCCACCCAGAGGTCTCCACATCAGAGCTAAGGGGATACAGGTCTGAGTTTGGGGTACTCACCGTCCAGGGATGCAGCTCCAGAAGCGCTGGGTGTCTGCCAGGGTCAGGTAGAGCTCAAAGAGCCCCGAGGCCACCTCTAAGTTCATCTTGGGGCTCAGCTCCTCTGTCAGCACCCATGCCTCCTCAGCCACCTGCCTCAGATGGTGGGATTAGGCCGCTGCCAAAGTTAATCTAGGCACCCTCTTAACCAGGGGCTTCTCCCCGGTTTCCAGTACCCACGGGCACCCAGGGTAAGGGACTCCCCCCCTCACCAGACGTTCCAGCTGCCGGAAGGTAAGGGTGAAGAAGTCCACCTTAAGGATACTGCAAAAGACAcgcctcagcttcctgttccccACTAGCCAGTCCTACCAACCCAGCAAAGCCCATTCTGGCCTTCTACTGTCATCCAGGGGAAGAGCCTACCCGTGGAAGAGGCTGGCGTAGACCCCGTAGCACGACTGCAAGTCCTCGTAGATGATGTCCGCAAGCTCAACAAGCCCTGCGAGGCGCTGCGGTCCTGGCTGCAAGGAAGCCAGACCCGGAGTGACCCACACGGCCCGCAAGTGCCCCGTGGCGCCCTCCCATCCAGGCCGTCCAGCCACACACCTGCTCTCGGGGACTCTTGGTGTTCAGGAGCTGGTCATACCACTCACGGTTGCCCCGCTGTAGAGCAGTAAAGGCAACAGAGTGATTGAAGGGAAGAGTCAGGCTAAGGGGCTCTGGACAGCAAGGGCCGTCAGGGTCCAAGGGAAGGAGGCCAAGATGGACCCAGACATACCTTCAGGGCAGCAGCAATGTCCATGCTGAGCTCTGTCTCAAAGGGGCAGATCTCAAAGGCCGGCTGGAAGAGCTGTAGCTTCTCCAGGCACCTGGGGAGGACAGCTAACTGAGGAGACCGGCCAGCCCCAAGCCCCAGCCCATCAGGCCCCTGGCCCTGCTCCACGACACCCACTTCAGCAGCAGCTCCAGGCGATACACAGCCGTGCTGTTGGTGGCGGGGAAGTAATCTCGGAGCTGGCGCAGCAGCCTCAGCCCGAACTCCGAGAAGGCAGAAAAGCTGTCAGCCAGGCTCTCCTCCTACAGGGTCAAGATCCAGGTGGCTTTGCTCATAGATACTGAAAACCCACTGCGCTGCTTCGTGTAGCTACCCCAGTGCCTTCTTAACACCATTCCATCTTCCTCCAGCTCCCATCTCGCTGCACCTGTGAGCCACGGTGCCTTAGCTCCTTTCCCCTCTACTCCATACTGCCGGTGCCCACTTGCCAGATACTTGGCCACTTCAGAGGCATCGCCCTCAGCCCAGTCTGAGCTTAGTGACATTGTCCAAAGTTACTCGGTTACAACAATTGCTTCCTTACTGCACGGCGCTCTTTCCTtcaaaatgttttgtgttttcagcCCCTATGAGGGCAGGTCTCTTCCCCTTGGCTCCAAGTGAGCTCTTTTTCAACAGTACACAGTTCGGTAGCAATGTTCATGCCTACCTGCTCCTGGGGCAGTGAAGCGGCCTCCTCCCAGTGGGCCTGCACGTCTTCCAGCAGCCCCAGCAGATACCCATAGTCCAGGGTCCGTGTCTGATGGTGACGGCTACTGACTTGCCAGTGCCTGTAGGAACCCAAGCTTGTGGTCTGCTCTTGCTTAACAGGCCCACCCTGAAGCACTGCCATTTCTCACGCTCCACCCACTTCTCAGGAGGCTCTACCCACAATGGCCACCCTGTCTACTCACAGCACCGCCAGCTGCAAAGGGGACAGATTGCTTTGGGCTCCATGCAGACAGAGGACTGTGGTCCCAGGCCCGCTAAGCTCGCCACGCCAACTGCTGGAATTGGGCTGAAGAAGGTATCCAAGGGTGGGCAGAGGCCAGAGAGTCCCCTCCATCCCTGCTCTAGGCCCTTACTCTACTCAACAGCCCAAGGACACCCACTACCTCTTCCACTCGATGCTCAAACCGCAGCACACGGCTGAGGAGCAACAGGTAGGACAGGAAGCCCGAGCGTCCACGCTGACTCATGACAGTGTCCCTCTGCAAGGCAGAACCCGAGGTCTGTCAtcagctctgcctgagccttGAAGGCAGGGGTGTAGATCTGGCTCCCTATAGCTTCCTACCTGGGTGGTGATCAGCTTCAGGACCAGGTGGCAGTCTCCCTGCACACGGGAGGCACTGGATCGTGGTTCCAGCTTAAACCAGCGGTCAGCACCTGCCACAGGCACCTCCTGAGAGGGATGAGGGTGGGAAGGTGTAATGCCCAGACACTCTGCCCCTCTCCTTTCCACACAGTCACATATGGCTGGAGTATGGCTCAGCAGTAGAGAGCTTTCAAATcccagtaaagataaaacaggacTAATGACCCTCTGGGACCTCAGAATGCTGCATAGCCCACCTCCTCCAGTGACGAGAGTAGAATGTGCTATAGGAATCATAGGACGCTATCCAGAGATGCCCACGAGCCCTGAGGCACCTCCCACGCACCCACCAAGCATCCTGAGGTACCCATCCACATCCCATGTCTCTGTCCCATCATGCCTCCTCACACACCCGGATAGGGATGTTGAGGCACCCCAGGAAGTCATCAGTGTGGTCCTCAGTGGGTCCTGCTGTCCCATTTGCACGGGCCGACTTGACAATCTGTTTGAAGTATCTGGGCACAACAGGGTGGATAGTAAGGCAGTGCCACTCTGGTGGTCCTGGGAAGCTATGGGTCCCTGCAGCTAAGCTGCATGCACAGGTCTAGGGTTATTAcgtcccccctcccctaccccataCCTGGTCATGCCCTTCAGGCCAATAACTTCATTTAGCTTCCTGCATGCTTCTGCCAGGGATACATCATCATCGTGGTCCCTGGAGATGGAGGATGTTTCAGCTGTAGTTCCCAGCCCAGCTCTGAGTACCCCTTCCCCAACTGCTTCTCAAACTAGAGGCGCCACCACCCTCCAGAGCTCGGGGTCCTCTACCATATGTCCAGGTGCAGCTGGTCTGTGTTGACATCGTCAATTTCActgcagagaagacagaaatgtcTATGAAACTCCCAGGCTATATCTGCCCAGCATTGAGGTAGGGCGATGTCCAGGAGCAACACGTAGTAGCCGTAAGTTCAGCTTCTCCACACAGACTGCTGGGCTCACATCCTAACTTCTACCTGCTACCAGCTATGTGGTCATACCAATACAACATCATCAGTGGGCCTCAGTTTATTCCTTTGGAAAGTGGGTATGTTACCAGTCCCTCTTAAAAGTTGCCTGgagcaactctttttttaaaaaattatttatttattatatataagtacactgcagctgtcttcagagacaccagaagagggcatcagatctcattacagatggttgtaagccaccatgtgggtgctgggatttgaactcaggacttctggaagggtagtcagtggtcttaactaaccattgagcaatctctccagccccccccccaagcaaCCCTTAATGAGTGTCTATCATTTGAGGTATATGGCTATCAGCAGGGTAGGAGCCTTACAACAGGAAGTGCTCTTTCCAGACAGGATTCAGGGTGCTGTTTTTGACTTCCGTGACCTGGATACACTTGGCAGGCAGTGGGCTGCTACGCTTGCTGCCCTTTCGGAAGCCAAAACGCTGCTCCTTCTGCCCACTCGACTCCTGGGGGGCACTTGAGGCCGGCAGGATGCCCAGCATACAGTATGGGTCACTGAAGCCTGAAATGGAGCAGGTGCCTCAGCCCTTAGTCACCCCCCCTCATGTTCTGCACTCTCCACAGCTTCCAGGGACAGCTGCCAGGCACTGCAAGGGTCTGTCGGAAACCCACTCACCATTGGGGTCTTTAGCCAGAAGGTTCTTGGCACGCATGACAGAGACTTTCAGGGCATATGTGGGGGCCTGTCAACAGAAGGGTACTGGGGGTTTCACAGGGCTAAACAGCTTCCCACTTTCCCAGCCACCCTGGCAGCCCTCCCTGCCACACCAGTACTGTTGCCAGTCAGCTAGCACCTGCTTGGGTGGGCATAGCCTCACCTTGGCCTTCTTCACACGCATGATGGCCTCCATGTGTTCCTCAGAACTGGTGCCAAAAACCTGTGGGTAGTGGGCAGGTAGACAGGAGCCTGCAGAGAGGCTGTGCTGTCCTGAGAGTCTCAAGGAATGCACATAGGAGTGAATGATCCCTCTGCCCTAACACCAGGAAGGCCACTGTCTGAGCACCCAGAGGCATGAGCCGGTGAGGGCATGGCACAAACAAATGAGGCAGAGACAAGATAATTCAGAGTACAAGCCAGTGAGAGGGAAACATGCCCTCTGAGTACACCCCGATTCTCTGAGCACCAACCAGGCTGCTCTTCCTAATCATCTCTGAGTTATCCGTCTTACATCCTCTGCACGTGTCTACATGGCTAGCCAGGTCTCAGTCCACTGTGTATATTCACCAGTGTACAGTGGTGTGTGCATTCTGTGACTCAGTGTGTCAATCAGGTGATGCTGcaacagtgcatgtgtgtgtgcttgcacacctgtgcacacataccacacctcAATCCTCCCCAGAGTGGGGCCCTACTCACCTGCTGAAGGTAGCTTAGCAAGACCTCCTCGTCATCTACCTGGTCAGGACCCATGGTGCCAGCCCGGTGGAGGACTGTGTATAAAGCCTCCTCATAGAGCATGTCCACCTTCAGAAAACAGGCCGTGAGTTCCCAGCCCGAGCAGAGCTTCTCAGCTCCTGCTCTGCCCTTGTGTACATCCAGTCCTCAGCCCCAGGTAGCTCTTCCCACTGTGGACTGGATGTCCAGCCTCTGTACCTCTGATTCTGCTCTCCCAACCACACTACACACCTGTCCTAGAAAAAGGAGTTACAGTCACTCCCTGGGCTTAGACacacccccgccctgctcccatTACCTCCTCTTGGGTCAGGGTTCTCAGGCCACGATTGGGATCCACAGGCTCAGCAGGGGCTGGGGAACCACTTCGAAGAAGAACCTGTGAGGGTTAGGGTAGCAGGTGAAGATCTCCGACGGCAGGTGAGGCCCCTTAGTCTGCAGCTGCCCCTGAGGCCCTCTGGCTGGCTGGACAAATGTGCTCCAGGGAGATGAGAGTTAGAGGTTTCAGTGGGCAGTCAGATGGAGCTAGGACAGTACCCTGTGCCGAGTAGCTCTCTAGGCCCTTCCCAAATGGATTCCTTACCTCAGGACATGGCAGGCCCTGTCTGCCATCCCCCTTTTTCAGGATGAGGCGCATGTGGGCAAAGAACTCCACACCATCCCCAGGTTTCCTGGAAGAAAGCTTGGCTCAGAACACCATTCCACGGAGAGAGTGGATCAAGGGGAAAACCCTCATGATCTTGgccttgagttcagatcccttcCCACCCAACTGAATTGGCAGTGGACAGCAAGTGTACAGGCCAGCTAGGGAAGGGAGGCAAGGTCTACATCCCCTGCAGGGTTGGCCCTAGGTACCCACCAGGCCCCTGTGGGGGGCTCCTGTGAGTTTGTGAtctcaggttcctgctctgtcttGCGGCGGAAGGACGGGCACACCTGCACCTGTCTGAGCACACTGCTCTTGATGTCCAGCAAGGTTGACATGGCAGCCACCTGTAGCGAGTACATTAGTTGATCAACTGTTCTATCACAGCACAGGCTAACAGAGGGTAGATCAAGGCTCAGGGGCCTGCTACCATCCTGCATTCTGCTAGGTCCCTGAAGGGGGGCTTTGTGAACTCTGCTGCCACACTGGATAAGTGACCTAATAGCCGTTTGTAGAGTGGGAGACAGTGGCAGACACCCTCAGGGGTGGAAGGAGAAATGTCAAAGTACTTCTGGGATCTCAGTAGAGACAGATATGTTCTGCTCCCACATCCAAGGCTGGTACCTGTATTGTGCCCCGATCACCCAAAAAACTATGACAGAATATGGCTGtttcctgtctccccacccaGGCCTTCTCTGCAGGAGGCCAAAAAGCaaggtagagcacttgtctatgGCTTGGCCCTTACATCCATAAGCCCAGGGTAGGGTTGGCAGCTGTCACTGAGGCCAAGATGCCCATGAGGGAGCTACTCTGGGGTCCTTACATACATCCAATAAAACACGAGGggccagtaccccccagagtagAGTTTGCACCCCGCAATcagtagaaaggaaaagagaatgagaTCCGTGCGTCTCATCTGGGGAAGGCTGGAAGTGCTCAGCTGTATCCTAAGCTCCTTGTCACCTAGCACATCAAATCAGCTGCCCGCCTGTTGCTGTGGCAACCAAGCCATTCTGCTGCAGCCTGCCAGAGCAGCCTGGTTTTCATCTCTAGGAGAGTGGTCTTGCAACTGCAAATGGCGTCtaagcccaggctgaccctgtgGCCCCCCCTCAGCCATTCTATCCTGAAGTTGAGGTTTGCCGATGGGAAGGTATGGGTCTGAACTTATCTGTCTATAACCCTGGTAGGTAGCTGGCACTCCAAGGGACCACAGTGGCAGTTCTAAGACTGAATACCGGAAGGGCACCCCTCCATTTGGAGCGGCAGGCCTAGGATCACCTGAGAATCCTTGCTTCTCTTATGTTTGATGAGTTCCCAGACCCTACCTacatggaggaggaagagctGCGGCGTCCACCTCCACATCACCATCCGCTCAGTTTTACCCTGCAGACCCCAAGTTTAAGACTGGTACAGTGTCTAAGATACCATGATCTATTGAGTGCCCTGTTTCTAAAACACCACcctgccaccccccaccctggTCACACAACCACTGCTGGGTCTGGGCCTTCCCCACACTACCCCAGGTAGGTCCTCTCTTTACTGAGGAAAACAATCCCACACCACAGAGCACCTACTCCTTGGGCTCCCTGTCTTGCTGGCTCATTAATAAGAGACCCGTGCCTGCCATCCACTACAGGACATTGGTACCCATCTACCCAGTTGTAAGGGGAGACTGTCATTTCCATTGCGTAAGACAGGAAATGGATTCCGAGGCAGGTTCTGCTCCTGGCCCAGGGTCTCCGGACGTCAGAGGATGCAGCTTCTTTCTGCTAGGGAGCCTGTCTGTGGCAAGAAGCCCTTCCTTCACCCTCCCTCCATTTCCACTATCCCCACTGGCTCAGCAGTCCTCCGCTGTGCTGCATCTTGACCCCTTTGCTCCGGCAAGTTCCTATCTGATGAGCCCCCACAGCTGCAGAGGTGATGGAGGCCAGGTGGCTCTGCACGCTGAGGAGAAGCCCCACAAACCTCCTTTCAAATGTGGGGACCCAGTAAGCTTTTGCCACACATAGCCAGCCTGTCCTGAGGTCCCAGGTGTCACAAGCCCAGCTCCCCCCAACTAAAAGGAGAGCTGCTCCCCCTTGCGCTCCCCCTGTGCCCCAAGCCAGGAAAGCAGCCGCTTCTTGAgctgttgccaaggcaaccaCCAGCCGCATCTCTGTGTGACGGGGCCATGGGGGCTTGCAGTCCTAGAGAAAAATGTGACGCAGAAGCAAAGTAACCTGACAGCGCTGGAGCTAAGGCGTGCACCCCACtgccctgcctcaaacaaggagCCAGGTGTGGGCTTGGGAGCATGCCCAGGGTCACCACCGGCAGGTGGTATCCTGAGATTTAAGGCTCTGCTGTGCAAACATTATTATATTTTCCTGGGGTGCCCTGCGCTTGGGTTCAGCTCTACCCCCCACCCTGAATCCGTTGCTAGGATGAGGCTAACAGCAGGATATCAGAGCCAGTCTCtgtgagagatggctcatctgggTGCTCAGAAACAGCTCTGGTCCCCTTGGAAACCCTGGGCTGCTTCAGCAGCTGTTAGTTTCTCTGACCCAACAGCTTAGACCCCAAGAGATGTCGGTCAAAAAGGCCTCTGACTGGGGCCAGCCAGGTGAACCCCATCGTTCACCTCTGCCTTCGAAAGCCTGTACGCGCTTGACTACTGCCTGCGGATTTCTGGAAACCTCAGCCTGTAGAGGATAGCAGTGAGCTATGGGCAAAGATACCCCCAAGAGCCCACTTTGCACCCCAGTCTCTCTGGTAGGCACAGCTCAGATGCTGTGTTGTATTTCAGTGTCCCTCCTAGGCTCAGATAGTGCAGCCAGATGTGCCCACAGGCCTGCTCAGTCACTCAGTAGGGTCAGAGTCACAGCTCCCAGCTGCCCACTAAGCAGAGGAAGTATCCGCCAGGAAGCTCTTGCCATATGAACGGGAGCCTGTCCAAAGCTAGGATCACCTCATTCTCACTCAGTCCAAGATGAGGCAAGCTGTACAGAGGCAGGGTTTAACCTAGGACTCTCACCAAGCTGTCACCTACCAGACAGCCCTTTAAAGGTCTTGTGGGGCAGTGAGGCTGAGAATTTAAGGGCAAAGGGCTGGAGGGGTCTCTCTGGGCTTCCAGTCCACAGCAAACACAAGGGTGCTGAGTGGGATAGTGCCTATGGGAACGGGGACAGGAGGGagggtgtgtgggagggaggtCTCCACAGCGGCCTCAGTAGCTCAGCCTCCAGTCCTCAGGTGGTCTACCTGTTACACATTCTGTTCTGTTTGCAAGCTCATCCCTCCCTGAGTCACaggagggagtgtgtggggggagatGTGCACTCCACTCTCTGTAGATGGATGCTCTCCAGGCCCACAGATGGAGACTGGTTCACTCTACCCTGGCGTCTTACCTGCTACTTACCTGTCTCTGTTGAGTTAGGTGCTGTTTTTGATCGGCTGTTTTTGATGATAGGGGCGGGGAGGCTGTGGTTACCCTCCCCTGTTCTATTGAGGTTACCTTCTTCTCCTTGAAGGCAGGAGGTCTGAAGGGAGTTTGGGAGCAGCTCTGGTATAatatttctcttgctttctttctgtttctatgtctgtctctctctgattctgtctctctgtctctgcctctctctctctctctctcacaaacacacacacacagacacacacgcgcgcgcacacacacacacacacacacacacacacacacacagtcagaccCCAGGCAAATGGTGGGGCCCGAATTCCTGGGTAGCTAGGGAGGAAAAAGGCTTACCCTGGCAGGGATTTTGGGTTACTGAGGGCAAAGGTCTCATGAGGGGAGTCGGAGAGTGGTAGGGACACGGGCGCTGGGGCCTTGAGGGGATTCAACCTGTTCAGAGAAGCCCCGTAGGGCGTCTCCGAGGTCCCCAGCTCCGCTTCAGTCAGGGGCCTCTATTGGGAAGAGGGGTTACAGTCAGGTGGCTCAGCAGCGGCGACCGGCCGTGGGAACCGAGGTTGAAGGTGTGCACTCTCTGGCTCTGGAGGTCTCATCCTTCAACCCTCCCAGGGAGTTCTGCAGTGTGGACCTCCCGGAGCCCTCTACTTAGCTCAGAGCCTAGGACGCCGGCCGTGCGACACCGCCCCTCTCTCTCTGAGCACGCgcggcctcagtttccccaggacCTCAGTTTCCCATTGCCTCTGACGCCAGCAATTCCCGTGCTCCACCCGGAGCGTAGTGCagaagccaggggtgggggtggggctaagcCCGAGGGGGCGGTcgtgtccgtccgtccgtccgtccgtctgtctgtGATAAAAAGCAGGTTAAGCCTCGACGGCAGTCTGACGACATTGGGCAGGAGTTACAGCACTCACCGTGGACAGGGCTTCGGGGGCCACAGGGTCGGGGGGGTCCCTGCTGGCGCTGGCGTTGCTGTCGCACTAGCTGGGGACACCGAGGCACAGCGACCGCTAGCAGCCGCGCGCGCTGGAGACTGAGCACTGCAGAGCGGGCGCCGCGGGCGGGGGGCGCGGGCGGGCGGAGGCGGGGCCTGGCCTGGTTTGCTGGTCAGAGGTTCCAGCCCTGCCCACCCCTACCCTGCGCGTTTGGGGTCGGCAGTGGGTCTCTACCAGCACGGTACTGGCCAGAGAGACCCTGCTCTGGGCACAGGGCTCAGTAACCTACAGGTGGGTGCAGGGACGGGTTGTGTTAGCtgtccccccctcctcctcccttctcctgcccTGAGGGAGGAGGCTGTCACGGGGTCTCCTTCCCAGGGCCGCAGGGAAGCTACAGTCGCCCAAAAGAAACAGTCGCCCAAAGGAAACACGAAGTGCCTGGTGTTTCTTGAAGTGCTGTACAGCTATATCTAAAGTCAACCCTCTCACAAAAGCTCTGCTGCTCAGTACTGCCCGGAGCTGCTCTCTTCCCGGAAAGTCAGCTCTGGTATTAACCTGGGACATCTCATGATGTCACTGCTATCTGTGAATGTGTGCAGAAGACCGGGATTAAGCCACAGTAGCTGGATCCTGCTGTTCCCAGCCCACTTCTCCTAAGGCCCCCTCCACCACTTGAGGTCACCTGGAGCCTTGTTAAATGAGTTGCCTGTCCAGTTCCCAAAAGTGCGAGCTCTGAAGCTGGGGCAGAGGAAATACCTGACAGGGTTTCTTGTgtgggttctcagcacccactggGAGTTGTTCTTGGCTGTTCCAGGGCTCAGTAGGCCCCTGAAGACCAACACAAACTTCGATGGGAAACCACTGGTGGCCATGTTGCTTCTAGGTAGTTCCACTTTGGAGTTTATACCAAAAGtctcattcttttgtttctttggtttgatttttttgtttctctgtgtagccctggctgtcctgaaattcactctgtagaccaggctggccttgaactcagagagtttCCGACTACTGACCAGCTTAAAGGTCTCATTCTTATGGGAAGGACTCTAACCAGTGTGAGGGTCAGGAAAGCAGGCCTGAAAATTCTCCACTTCAGACTGTAGCAAATGCCA
Proteins encoded in this region:
- the Baiap3 gene encoding BAI1-associated protein 3, which encodes MSTLLDIKSSVLRQVQVCPSFRRKTEQEPEITNSQEPPTGAWKPGDGVEFFAHMRLILKKGDGRQGLPCPEVLLRSGSPAPAEPVDPNRGLRTLTQEEVDMLYEEALYTVLHRAGTMGPDQVDDEEVLLSYLQQVFGTSSEEHMEAIMRVKKAKAPTYALKVSVMRAKNLLAKDPNGFSDPYCMLGILPASSAPQESSGQKEQRFGFRKGSKRSSPLPAKCIQVTEVKNSTLNPVWKEHFLFEIDDVNTDQLHLDIWDHDDDVSLAEACRKLNEVIGLKGMTRYFKQIVKSARANGTAGPTEDHTDDFLGCLNIPIREVPVAGADRWFKLEPRSSASRVQGDCHLVLKLITTQRDTVMSQRGRSGFLSYLLLLSRVLRFEHRVEEPNSSSWRGELSGPGTTVLCLHGAQSNLSPLQLAVLHWQVSSRHHQTRTLDYGYLLGLLEDVQAHWEEAASLPQEQEESLADSFSAFSEFGLRLLRQLRDYFPATNSTAVYRLELLLKCLEKLQLFQPAFEICPFETELSMDIAAALKRGNREWYDQLLNTKSPREQPGPQRLAGLVELADIIYEDLQSCYGVYASLFHGILKVDFFTLTFRQLERLVAEEAWVLTEELSPKMNLEVASGLFELYLTLADTQRFWSCIPGRESRSLALAGIHTPFLPAVKLWLQVLRDQAKWRLQGAVDVDTLEPVDAASKHSSSAATASLCLSHIQELWVRLAWPDPSQAQGLGTQLSQDMCEASLFYTELLRKKVDTQPGAAGEAVSEQLCVVLNNVELVRRASGQALRGLAWSEGASGLEGVLPRPLLSCIQALDEDLHREAHTVTAHLTSKMVADIRKYVQHISLSPDSIQNDEAVAPLLKYLDEKLALLNDALVKENLNRVLEALWELLLQAILQALSANRDVSADFYGRFHFTLEALVSFFHAEGQGLPLENLRDGSYKRLEEELRLHKCSTRECIEQFYLDKLKQRSLEQNRFGRLTVRCHYEAAEQRLAVEVLHAADLLPLDANGLSDPFVIVELGPPHLFPLVRSQRTQVKARTLHPVYDELFHFSVPAEACRRRGACVLFTVMDHDWLSTNDFAGEAALGLGGISGIARPHVGGGMRPGQPITLHLRRPRAQVRSALRMLEGRTSREAQEFVKKLKELEKCMEADL